One genomic region from Magallana gigas chromosome 3, xbMagGiga1.1, whole genome shotgun sequence encodes:
- the LOC105318105 gene encoding proteasome subunit beta type-6, with product MSFSTAPDWTSAEHETGTTIMAVEYDGGVVIGADSRTTTGAYIANRVTDKLTKITDKIYCCRSGSAADTQAVADIVSYHLNFQKMDMGEEPKVKIAANIFRELCYNNRDNLSAGIIVGGWDKTEGGQVYAIPLGGMLTRMPFTTGGSGSTYIYGYVDANFKTGMTKEECLKFVANGVGLAISRDGSSGGVVRLAAINKDGVERFVLTGNQVPTFYEDY from the exons ATGTCTTTTTCAACAGCCCCAGATTGGACGAGCGCAGAACATGAAACAGGG ACAACGATCATGGCCGTGGAATATGACGGCGGTGTGGTTATTGGAGCAGATTCAAGAACAACAACAGG TGCTTATATAGCCAACAGAGTGACAGACAAACTGACCAAAATCACAGACAAGATCTACTGCTGTCGGTCAGGGTCAGCTGCCGATACTCAGGCCGTGGCAGACATTGTCAGCTACCATCTCAACTTTCAGAA AATGGACATGGGAGAGGAGCCTAAAGTGAAAATAGCTGCAAATATATTCCGAGAACTCTGTTATAACAACAGGGACAACCTGTCAGCAGGGATCattgtaggtggatgggataaaACTGAGGGAGGACAG GTCTATGCTATCCCATTGGGAGGTATGTTGACACGTATGCCGTTTACCACGGGGGGTTCTGGCAGCACCTATATCTATGGATACGTAGACGCCAACTTTAAGACAGGCATGACCAAAGAAGAATGCCTTAAATTTGTTGCAAATG GTGTCGGCCTTGCCATCAGCAGAGATGGGTCCAGTGGTGGAGTCGTCCGTTTGGCCGCCATTAACAAAGATGGCGTCGAGAGATTTGTGCTGACTGGTAACCAAGTACCCACGTTCTATGAGGATTATTAA